In Oreochromis niloticus isolate F11D_XX linkage group LG5, O_niloticus_UMD_NMBU, whole genome shotgun sequence, a single window of DNA contains:
- the LOC102076094 gene encoding deoxyribonuclease-1-like isoform X1, translating into MEISAQVGRKSYREQFVFFYRQDEMSVIDRYQYEEENEDVLAREPFIVQFRRRSARLVKKLVLIPVHTKPKDAEHELRALHNVVQDARRRWGTNSIMILGDFNADGRYLSSTKRTNIRMSSRPYFWLIDEDADTTTSDLNDHTYDRIVVFGKRMNDPAVPGSAKPFNFKRAYRLNDDTTRSVSDHYPVEVELRDN; encoded by the exons ATGGAGATCAGTGCCCAAGTAGGACGAAAGTCCTACAGGGAGCAGTTTGTCTTCTTCTACAG ACAGGATGAAATGAGTGTGATTGACCGTTACCAGTATGAAGAAGAAAACGAAGACGTGCTTGCCAGAGAGCCCTTTATTGTGCAGTTTCGCCGCCGTTCAGCCAGAC TTGTGAAGAAGCTTGTTCTGATTCCCGTCCACACCAAACCAAAGGATGCTGAACATGAGCTGCGTGCTCTTCATAATGTGGTCCAAGATGCAAGAAGGAGATGGGGCACTAAT AGCATCATGATTTTGGGGGACTTCAATGCAGATGGACGTTACCTGTCAAGTACTAAAAGGACAAACATCAGAATGAGCTCTCGTCCCTACTTTTGGTTGATAGATGAAGACGCTGACACCACTACTAGTGACCTTAATGACCATACATATGACAG GATTGTTGTGTTTGGAAAGAGGATGAATGACCCAGCTGTTCCTGGCTCTGCAAAGCCTTTCAACTTCAAAAGAGCGTACCGCCTAAATGATGACACA ACTCGATCCGTCAGTGACCACTacccagtggaggtggagcTTCGGGACAATTAA
- the LOC102076094 gene encoding deoxyribonuclease-1-like isoform X2, giving the protein MKKKTKTCLPESPLLCSFAAVQPDVFVKKLVLIPVHTKPKDAEHELRALHNVVQDARRRWGTNSIMILGDFNADGRYLSSTKRTNIRMSSRPYFWLIDEDADTTTSDLNDHTYDRIVVFGKRMNDPAVPGSAKPFNFKRAYRLNDDTTRSVSDHYPVEVELRDN; this is encoded by the exons ATGAAGAAGAAAACGAAGACGTGCTTGCCAGAGAGCCCTTTATTGTGCAGTTTCGCCGCCGTTCAGCCAGACGTAT TTGTGAAGAAGCTTGTTCTGATTCCCGTCCACACCAAACCAAAGGATGCTGAACATGAGCTGCGTGCTCTTCATAATGTGGTCCAAGATGCAAGAAGGAGATGGGGCACTAAT AGCATCATGATTTTGGGGGACTTCAATGCAGATGGACGTTACCTGTCAAGTACTAAAAGGACAAACATCAGAATGAGCTCTCGTCCCTACTTTTGGTTGATAGATGAAGACGCTGACACCACTACTAGTGACCTTAATGACCATACATATGACAG GATTGTTGTGTTTGGAAAGAGGATGAATGACCCAGCTGTTCCTGGCTCTGCAAAGCCTTTCAACTTCAAAAGAGCGTACCGCCTAAATGATGACACA ACTCGATCCGTCAGTGACCACTacccagtggaggtggagcTTCGGGACAATTAA
- the LOC100700928 gene encoding deoxyribonuclease-1, translated as MRILRGLSLCLQKQSVSPIDSKDNLKGYHNQIGEFLFLVFCIFYRKVTMKIAAFNVKNLGMKKVNNDIILKNLIKIVSRYSLVVMQEVQDPTGNAMNKFLTELNKYGKNKSHPFEMLSSDPIGRNSHKEQFVFFYRHDEIDVIDYYQYEEENEDVLAREPFIVRFECPNTVVKNLVLIPVHIDPDDAENELEALDDVVEDARRTLETDNIMILGDFNADGRYLNNETREALSISSAPYYWLIDEDADTTTGANDHTYDRIVVYGDEMYDAVVANSAKPFNFQKAYKLGKKMAQSISDHYPVEVELEDD; from the exons ATGCGCATACTGCGTGGGCTGTCTCTCTGCCTGCAGAAACAGTCAGTCAGTCCCATTGATAGCAAGGACAATTTGAAAGGATATCATAACCAGATTGGTGAATTCCTGTTCTtagttttctgcattttctacAGAAAAG tgacCATGAAGATTGCAGCATTTAATGTGAAGAACCTCGGAATGAAAAAAGTCAACAATGACATTATACTGAAAAACCTTATCAAG ATTGTGTCTCGGTACAGTTTGGTGGTGATGCAGGAAGTTCAGGATCCCACTGGCAATGCGATGAACAAGTTTCTCACAGAGCTCAATAAATATGG aaaaaacaaatctcATCCATTTGAGATGCTGAGCAGTGACCCAATAGGACGAAACTCTCACAAGGAGCAGTTTGTCTTCTTCTACAG ACATGATGAAATAGACGTGATAGATTACTACCAGTATGAAGAAGAAAACGAAGATGTGCTTGCCCGAGAGCCCTTCATTGTGAGGTTTGAATGTCCAAATACAG TTGTGAAGAATCTGGTTCTGATCCCAGTCCACATCGATCCAGATGATGCTGAAAATGAGCTGGAAGCTCTGGATGATGTGGTTGAAGATGCAAGGAGAACATTGGAAACTGAT AACATCATGATTTTGGGTGACTTCAATGCAGATGGTCGTTACCTGAATAATGAAACTAGGGAAGCTCTAAGCATCAGTTCTGCTCCCTATTATTGGCTGATAGATGAAGATGCTGACACCACTACTGGGGCTAATGACCATACCTACGACAG GATCGTGGTGTATGGAGATGAGATGTATGATGCTGTTGTTGCTAACTCAGCGAAGCCTTTCAACTTCCAGAAAGCCTACAAATTAGGGAAGAAAATG GCTCAATCCATCAGTGATCACTACCCTGTGGAGGTGGAGCTTGAAGACGATTAA